The Agromyces hippuratus genome has a window encoding:
- a CDS encoding VOC family protein translates to MSGEVSFIEFGAADAMTARSFYGKLFGWTFESGPGGDGYSVTGAGVPAGVHGGDPGAAPYVFFRVEDLDAAVAAVERLGGTVESLPGSDDEETMATFGEFRLCRDDQGSPFGLHTPPRA, encoded by the coding sequence ATGTCGGGCGAGGTCTCATTCATCGAATTCGGCGCAGCGGATGCCATGACGGCACGCAGCTTCTACGGCAAGCTCTTCGGCTGGACGTTCGAGTCGGGGCCGGGCGGCGACGGCTACTCGGTCACCGGCGCCGGCGTGCCGGCCGGCGTGCACGGCGGCGATCCCGGCGCAGCCCCGTATGTCTTCTTCCGGGTCGAAGACCTGGATGCTGCGGTCGCTGCCGTCGAACGGCTCGGTGGCACTGTCGAGTCGCTCCCCGGCAGCGACGACGAGGAGACCATGGCGACCTTCGGCGAGTTCCGCCTGTGCCGCGACGACCAGGGGTCGCCGTTCGGGCTCCACACGCCGCCACGCGCCTGA
- a CDS encoding type II toxin-antitoxin system PemK/MazF family toxin: MSDTSRFLTALVRVVGSLLGSGSSKASVGRPSGQPRPQAGGTTRTTDAAERASTATDTLSPGQAGESATIEVDPRRLRDVELSYAPSRDGEPDPGEVVWTWVPYEENDGRGKDRPVVVVAASGAGDYLAVQLTSKAHDGDRDFVSLGTGAWDGEGRPSWARIDRVFRVRAGGMRREAASLDAERYGRVAAALDARYGWR; encoded by the coding sequence GTGTCAGACACCAGCCGCTTCCTCACCGCCCTCGTCCGTGTCGTCGGGTCGTTGCTCGGGTCGGGCTCGTCCAAGGCGTCGGTCGGCCGGCCATCGGGTCAGCCACGGCCGCAGGCGGGCGGCACGACGCGAACAACGGATGCCGCTGAGCGGGCGTCGACCGCGACCGACACGCTGTCTCCGGGGCAGGCGGGGGAGTCGGCCACGATCGAAGTCGACCCGCGGCGCCTCCGCGACGTTGAGCTGAGTTACGCGCCGTCGCGCGACGGCGAGCCCGATCCGGGCGAGGTCGTGTGGACCTGGGTGCCCTACGAGGAGAACGACGGGCGCGGCAAGGACCGGCCGGTCGTCGTGGTCGCGGCATCCGGCGCAGGCGACTACCTGGCGGTGCAGCTGACCAGCAAAGCGCACGACGGCGATCGCGACTTCGTCTCGCTCGGTACCGGCGCCTGGGACGGCGAGGGGCGGCCGAGCTGGGCGCGCATCGATCGGGTGTTCCGCGTGCGTGCCGGCGGCATGCGCCGCGAGGCGGCCTCCCTCGATGCCGAGCGCTACGGCCGGGTGGCTGCCGCGCTCGATGCGCGGTACGGCTGGCGCTGA
- a CDS encoding ammonium transporter — MDQGNTAFLLIMAALVLLMTPGLAFFYGGLVKAKSVISMMMMSFGAIGLIGVLWVLYGYAIAFPGAEGLVAPWSIDWSAIGLTSLLETPEGAAYPPLAFVAFQATFAIITVALISGAIADRAKFGAWMIFAAIWATIVYFPVASWVFNFGLADDGSFAYGGWTTFGMQEAFGVGVIDFAGGTAVHINAGAAALALALVLGKRVGFSKGAHVPHNPPFVLLGAGLLWFGWFGFNAGSELAADGTAALAWVNTLAAPAAALLAWLLVEKIKDGKPTSVGAASGAVAGLVAITPACASLTPGWAIVLGLIAGAVCALAIDLKFKFGFDDSLDVVGIHLVGGLIGTLYLGFFANNTGLIYSGDPTQLMVQAIAAFTVLAYSFVLAFIIGTIIQKTMGFRVTNEDEIAGVDTVVHGEDAYKLETV, encoded by the coding sequence ATGGATCAAGGCAACACCGCGTTCCTGTTGATCATGGCGGCCCTGGTGCTGCTCATGACCCCCGGACTCGCATTCTTCTACGGCGGGCTCGTCAAGGCGAAGAGCGTCATCAGCATGATGATGATGAGCTTCGGTGCGATCGGCCTGATCGGCGTCCTCTGGGTGCTGTACGGCTACGCCATCGCATTCCCCGGTGCTGAGGGTCTCGTCGCCCCCTGGTCCATCGACTGGTCGGCCATCGGCCTGACGAGCCTGCTCGAGACGCCCGAGGGCGCCGCCTACCCGCCGCTCGCCTTCGTGGCCTTCCAGGCGACGTTCGCGATCATCACGGTCGCGCTCATCTCCGGCGCCATCGCCGACCGCGCGAAGTTCGGCGCCTGGATGATCTTCGCCGCGATCTGGGCGACGATCGTCTACTTCCCGGTCGCGAGCTGGGTGTTCAACTTCGGCCTCGCCGACGACGGCTCGTTCGCCTACGGCGGCTGGACGACGTTCGGCATGCAGGAGGCCTTCGGCGTCGGCGTCATCGACTTCGCCGGTGGCACCGCGGTGCACATCAACGCGGGCGCAGCGGCCCTCGCCCTGGCGCTCGTGCTGGGCAAGCGCGTCGGCTTCTCGAAGGGCGCCCACGTTCCGCACAACCCGCCGTTCGTACTGCTCGGCGCAGGCCTCCTCTGGTTCGGCTGGTTCGGCTTCAACGCGGGCTCCGAGCTCGCCGCCGACGGCACTGCGGCGCTCGCATGGGTCAACACCCTGGCAGCACCGGCCGCTGCGCTGCTGGCCTGGCTCCTCGTCGAGAAGATCAAGGACGGCAAGCCCACGTCGGTGGGCGCGGCATCCGGTGCGGTGGCCGGCCTCGTGGCCATCACCCCCGCGTGCGCGTCGCTGACGCCCGGTTGGGCGATCGTGCTCGGCCTCATCGCCGGAGCGGTCTGCGCCCTCGCGATCGACCTGAAGTTCAAGTTCGGCTTCGACGACTCGCTCGACGTCGTGGGCATCCACCTCGTCGGCGGCCTCATCGGAACGCTGTACCTCGGCTTCTTCGCGAACAACACCGGCCTGATCTACAGCGGCGACCCGACCCAGCTGATGGTGCAGGCCATCGCCGCCTTCACGGTGCTCGCCTACTCGTTCGTGCTCGCCTTCATCATCGGCACGATCATCCAGAAGACGATGGGCTTCCGGGTGACCAACGAAGACGAGATCGCGGGCGTCGACACCGTGGTCCACGGCGAAGACGCGTACAAGCTCGAGACCGTCTGA
- the zapE gene encoding cell division protein ZapE, protein MTTASSQPLIRLVERNPSISGAEIAAELSPPPQFEHASFESYRPDPDFPSQQAALDRLKEFAGAWRAAQRPGGFFSRKRPARIELPGVYLDGGFGVGKTHLLAALWHVAHGPKYFGTFIEYTALVGALGYQPAVELLRGAKLICIDEFELDDPGDTMLMTRFLGELMAGGTRVAATSNTPPNALGEGRFAASDFLREIHALSSNFETLRIDGLDYRRRDTEGHAESLAGDADVARTAAALAERGHRISLDGFDDLVAHLATVHPSKYVKLVAGLEFIALEGVHELTDQNAALRLVAFIDRVYDAEVPIIASGLPLDEVFGGDMMSGGYRKKYLRAMSRMIALTTGELPPHD, encoded by the coding sequence ATGACCACGGCATCGAGCCAGCCACTCATCCGTCTCGTCGAGAGGAACCCGTCGATCTCGGGGGCCGAGATCGCCGCGGAGCTGTCGCCGCCGCCGCAGTTCGAGCACGCGTCGTTCGAGTCGTACCGGCCCGACCCCGACTTCCCGTCGCAGCAGGCCGCACTCGATCGTCTGAAGGAGTTCGCCGGTGCGTGGCGTGCGGCGCAGCGCCCCGGCGGGTTCTTCTCCCGCAAGCGCCCCGCGCGCATCGAGCTGCCCGGTGTCTATCTCGACGGCGGCTTCGGCGTCGGCAAGACCCACCTGCTCGCCGCGCTCTGGCACGTGGCGCACGGCCCGAAGTACTTCGGCACGTTCATCGAGTACACCGCGCTCGTCGGCGCGCTCGGCTACCAGCCGGCGGTCGAGCTGCTGCGCGGTGCGAAGCTCATCTGCATCGACGAGTTCGAGCTCGACGACCCGGGCGACACGATGCTCATGACGCGGTTCCTCGGCGAGCTCATGGCCGGCGGCACCCGGGTCGCGGCGACGTCGAACACGCCCCCGAACGCGCTCGGCGAGGGCCGGTTCGCGGCCTCCGACTTCCTTCGCGAGATCCACGCCCTCTCGTCGAACTTCGAGACCCTCCGCATCGACGGTCTCGACTACCGCCGTCGCGACACCGAGGGGCACGCCGAATCGCTCGCGGGCGATGCCGACGTCGCACGCACGGCCGCGGCCCTCGCCGAGCGCGGGCACCGCATCTCGCTCGACGGCTTCGACGACCTCGTCGCGCACCTCGCGACCGTGCACCCGTCGAAGTACGTGAAGCTCGTTGCAGGTCTCGAGTTCATCGCCCTCGAGGGCGTGCATGAGCTCACCGACCAGAACGCGGCGCTGCGCCTCGTCGCCTTCATCGACCGCGTCTACGACGCCGAGGTGCCGATCATCGCGAGCGGCCTGCCGCTCGACGAGGTCTTCGGCGGCGACATGATGTCGGGCGGCTACCGCAAGAAGTACCTTCGGGCGATGTCGCGCATGATCGCGCTGACCACGGGCGAGCTGCCCCCGCACGACTGA
- a CDS encoding sulfurtransferase — MSAEFDAAEKLAEYAHPERLVTTEWLAEHLGEPGLVVVESDEDVLLYETGHIPGAVKIDWHLDLNDPVVRDYVNGEQFAALAGSKGIARDTTVVIYGDKNNWWAAYALWVFTLFGHEDVRLLDGGRDLWIAEGRELTTAAPEVTPVEYPVVERDDRVVRAYKDDVLAHFGNPLVDVRSPEEYSGERTTAPAYPEEGALRAGHIPTAASVPWARAAAADGTFKSRAELDAIYRDEVGLADGDDIIAYCRIGERSSHTWFVLNHLLGFEKVRNYDGSWTEWGSAVRVPIVTGAARGEAPAR; from the coding sequence ATGTCCGCCGAGTTCGACGCCGCTGAGAAGCTCGCCGAGTACGCGCACCCCGAGCGTCTCGTCACCACCGAATGGCTCGCCGAGCACCTCGGTGAACCGGGGCTGGTCGTCGTCGAATCCGACGAAGACGTGCTGCTCTACGAGACCGGGCACATCCCCGGCGCCGTGAAGATCGACTGGCACCTCGACCTCAACGACCCCGTCGTGCGCGACTACGTGAACGGCGAGCAGTTCGCCGCCCTCGCCGGCTCGAAGGGCATCGCCCGCGACACCACCGTCGTGATCTACGGCGACAAGAACAACTGGTGGGCCGCGTACGCGCTCTGGGTCTTCACGCTCTTCGGCCACGAGGATGTGCGCCTGCTCGACGGCGGCCGCGACCTCTGGATCGCCGAGGGCCGCGAGCTGACGACGGCCGCTCCCGAGGTGACGCCGGTCGAGTACCCCGTGGTCGAGCGCGACGACCGCGTCGTGCGCGCCTACAAGGACGACGTGCTCGCGCACTTCGGCAACCCGCTCGTCGACGTGCGCTCCCCAGAGGAGTACAGCGGTGAACGCACGACCGCGCCCGCCTACCCCGAGGAAGGCGCACTGCGTGCGGGGCACATCCCGACCGCGGCATCCGTGCCCTGGGCCCGCGCCGCGGCCGCAGACGGCACGTTCAAGTCCCGCGCCGAGCTCGACGCGATCTACCGCGACGAGGTCGGCCTCGCCGACGGCGACGACATCATCGCCTACTGCCGCATCGGCGAGCGTTCGAGCCACACCTGGTTCGTGCTGAACCACCTGCTCGGCTTCGAGAAGGTGCGCAACTACGACGGCTCGTGGACCGAGTGGGGCAGCGCCGTGCGTGTGCCGATCGTCACCGGCGCCGCGCGAGGCGAGGCGCCCGCTCGCTGA
- a CDS encoding SufE family protein — translation MNATTLPARLAETRDDFLALGVRDRLQLLLEFSNELPELPERYADHPDLFERVEECQSPVFIFVEVAGGRVHLFATAPVESPTTRGFASILVQGLDGLTTDEVLDVPADYPQSLGLGEAVSPLRVRGMTGMLGRIKRQVRERVAA, via the coding sequence ATGAACGCGACGACCCTGCCCGCACGACTCGCCGAGACCCGCGACGACTTCCTCGCCCTCGGCGTGCGCGACCGCCTGCAACTGCTGCTCGAGTTCTCGAACGAACTGCCCGAGCTGCCCGAGCGCTACGCCGACCATCCCGACCTGTTCGAACGGGTCGAGGAGTGCCAGTCGCCGGTCTTCATCTTCGTCGAGGTCGCAGGCGGGCGAGTGCACCTGTTCGCGACCGCGCCGGTCGAGTCGCCGACCACTCGCGGCTTCGCCTCGATCCTCGTGCAGGGACTCGACGGGTTGACCACCGACGAGGTGCTCGACGTGCCCGCCGACTACCCGCAGTCGCTCGGGCTCGGCGAGGCGGTCTCCCCGCTCCGGGTGCGCGGCATGACCGGCATGCTCGGCCGTATCAAGCGGCAGGTCCGCGAGCGGGTCGCCGCGTAG
- a CDS encoding alpha/beta hydrolase family protein yields the protein MRRKRGAGATAAIAAGAVGLIAVTIGAATAATAVFFARKVVTPPEKREEDVRITRVDLAAGEITLVASEETRMRGRYGLWFDHDAGHARLGDVIDDGEREVRRSIDSVDFGRLDRATRGRINGWYHLGPWELELPYDNAVIETELGPAPAWVIRSADDSARWVIQVHGRGAKRPEALRAVPPAYDAGWNSLLISYRNDGDAPESEDRRYGLGGTEWADVVAATRFAVEHGAEEIVLMGWSMGGAISLQAVLRSAEVRERLVGVMLDSPAIDWADILRFQGQLYNLPPELGDLVVRVLGGPLGSGLTGIGAPIDVEELDPIARADEFDVPMLLMHSVDDGFVPIDGSSRFAAARPDLIEFEVFEGARHTKLWNAEPERWTGLVRSWLERRTESAARMGDEAQIAG from the coding sequence ATGCGTCGAAAGCGCGGTGCAGGGGCCACGGCGGCGATCGCGGCAGGTGCCGTCGGGCTCATCGCCGTGACGATCGGGGCGGCGACCGCCGCCACTGCGGTGTTCTTCGCCCGCAAGGTGGTGACCCCGCCCGAGAAGCGCGAAGAAGACGTGCGCATCACGCGTGTCGACCTCGCCGCGGGCGAGATCACGCTGGTCGCCTCGGAGGAGACGCGCATGCGCGGCCGCTACGGACTCTGGTTCGACCACGACGCGGGTCACGCCAGGCTCGGCGACGTCATCGACGACGGCGAGCGCGAGGTGCGGCGCAGCATCGATTCCGTCGACTTCGGCCGCCTCGACCGGGCGACGCGCGGCCGCATCAACGGCTGGTACCACCTCGGCCCCTGGGAGCTCGAGCTGCCGTACGACAACGCCGTCATCGAGACCGAGCTCGGCCCTGCGCCGGCATGGGTCATCAGGTCGGCGGATGACTCGGCGCGCTGGGTCATCCAGGTCCACGGTCGTGGCGCGAAGCGACCCGAAGCACTGCGCGCCGTGCCGCCCGCGTACGACGCGGGATGGAACTCGCTGCTGATCTCGTATCGCAATGACGGCGATGCTCCCGAGAGCGAAGACCGCAGGTACGGTCTCGGCGGCACCGAGTGGGCCGACGTGGTCGCCGCGACCCGGTTCGCCGTCGAGCACGGCGCCGAGGAGATCGTGCTCATGGGCTGGTCGATGGGCGGCGCGATCTCGCTGCAGGCGGTGCTGCGCTCGGCAGAGGTGCGCGAGCGACTCGTCGGCGTGATGCTCGATTCGCCGGCCATCGACTGGGCCGACATCCTCCGCTTCCAAGGGCAGCTGTACAACCTGCCGCCCGAGCTCGGCGACCTCGTGGTGCGGGTGCTCGGCGGACCGCTCGGCAGCGGGCTCACCGGCATCGGCGCGCCGATCGACGTCGAGGAACTCGATCCGATCGCCCGGGCCGACGAGTTCGACGTGCCGATGCTGCTCATGCACAGCGTCGACGACGGCTTCGTGCCGATCGACGGATCGAGCCGTTTCGCGGCCGCCCGCCCGGACCTGATCGAGTTCGAGGTGTTCGAGGGCGCGCGACACACGAAGCTCTGGAATGCCGAGCCCGAGCGATGGACGGGACTCGTGCGGTCGTGGCTGGAGCGCCGCACCGAGAGCGCAGCCCGTATGGGTGACGAGGCGCAGATCGCGGGCTGA
- a CDS encoding DUF3000 domain-containing protein, which translates to MPDSAPPLPPEFEAALASLRAASPRTELRISEIPAPGSLAPNAVALSADVTPSRHDDSELGTGRFVLLHDESEPEAWGGRFRIVCFAQAPLETDIGLDPFLADVAWSWLVDALDARGARYIAASGTATKILSTGFGELARQGDGAQIELRASWTPLDSAIGPHVEGWAELLCMLAGLPPRSEGVTPLPRRRTNRG; encoded by the coding sequence GTGCCCGACTCAGCGCCTCCGCTTCCACCCGAGTTCGAGGCCGCCCTCGCGTCGCTCAGGGCCGCCTCTCCCAGAACGGAGCTGCGCATCTCGGAGATTCCGGCTCCTGGCTCGTTGGCGCCGAACGCCGTCGCCCTCTCGGCCGATGTCACCCCGAGCCGACATGACGACTCCGAGCTCGGAACCGGGCGGTTCGTGCTGCTGCACGACGAGAGCGAGCCCGAGGCATGGGGCGGTCGTTTCCGCATCGTGTGCTTCGCGCAGGCGCCCCTCGAGACCGACATCGGCCTCGACCCGTTCCTCGCCGACGTCGCGTGGTCGTGGCTCGTCGACGCCCTCGATGCACGAGGCGCGCGCTACATCGCCGCTTCCGGCACGGCGACGAAGATCCTCTCCACCGGTTTCGGCGAACTCGCCCGGCAGGGCGACGGCGCGCAGATCGAACTGCGCGCCTCGTGGACGCCGCTCGACTCGGCCATCGGCCCGCATGTGGAAGGCTGGGCAGAGTTGTTGTGCATGCTCGCAGGACTGCCGCCCCGATCAGAAGGGGTGACTCCCCTGCCCCGTCGGAGGACGAACCGTGGATGA
- a CDS encoding ribonuclease D, translated as MDEFQVIETPAAFDEAVRRLRDGEGPIAVDAERASGFRYSQRAYLIQMFRRGSGTFLFDPPQIPDFSALQDAIRSEEWVLHAASQDLACLREVGLDPERIFDTELAARLLGMPRVGLASVVEELLDIKLAKEHSASDWSTRPLPQSWLKYAALDVELLVDVRERLGARLEEDGKAELAAEEFDAVLHRAAKPPAAEPWRRLSGIHAMRSPRNLAVARELWLSRDALATELDVAPGRLVPDASLLAVARTLPSTRRALADLREFNGRASRTELDRWWGAVERGLATTDLPQVRVPSDAPPPPRAWAARHPEADARLRLAKAAVTEVAEQMNMPVENLLTPDHLRRVAWTPPAETTAEAIGEALRALGAREWQVAATSQRIAVAFVEAAQSVEDATSDAS; from the coding sequence GTGGATGAATTCCAGGTGATCGAGACCCCCGCCGCCTTCGATGAGGCGGTGAGGCGACTCCGCGACGGCGAGGGTCCGATCGCAGTCGACGCCGAGCGGGCGAGCGGATTCCGCTACTCGCAGCGGGCGTATCTGATCCAGATGTTCCGGCGCGGTTCGGGCACGTTCCTCTTCGATCCGCCGCAGATCCCCGACTTCTCGGCCCTGCAGGACGCCATCCGCTCCGAGGAGTGGGTGCTGCACGCGGCGAGCCAAGACCTCGCGTGCCTCCGCGAGGTCGGCCTCGACCCCGAGCGCATCTTCGACACCGAGCTCGCGGCGCGGCTCCTCGGCATGCCGCGGGTCGGCCTGGCTTCGGTCGTCGAGGAACTGCTCGACATCAAGCTCGCCAAGGAGCACTCGGCCTCCGACTGGTCGACGAGGCCGCTGCCGCAGTCGTGGCTGAAGTACGCGGCCCTCGACGTCGAGCTGCTCGTCGACGTGCGCGAGCGACTCGGCGCACGCCTCGAGGAGGACGGCAAGGCCGAGCTCGCGGCAGAGGAGTTCGACGCCGTGCTGCACCGCGCCGCGAAGCCGCCTGCGGCCGAGCCGTGGCGACGCCTCTCCGGCATCCACGCCATGCGCAGCCCCCGCAACCTCGCGGTGGCCCGCGAGCTCTGGCTCTCACGTGACGCGCTCGCGACCGAGCTCGATGTCGCGCCCGGCCGCCTGGTTCCGGATGCCTCGCTCCTCGCCGTCGCCCGAACGCTGCCGTCGACCCGGCGCGCCCTCGCCGACCTCCGCGAGTTCAACGGCCGTGCGAGCCGCACCGAGCTCGACCGCTGGTGGGGAGCCGTGGAGCGCGGGCTCGCGACGACCGACCTGCCGCAGGTGCGGGTGCCGAGCGACGCTCCTCCCCCGCCGCGCGCCTGGGCTGCGAGGCATCCCGAAGCCGACGCGCGCCTCAGGCTCGCGAAGGCCGCCGTGACCGAGGTCGCCGAGCAGATGAACATGCCCGTCGAGAACCTGCTCACGCCCGATCACCTGCGCCGGGTGGCCTGGACGCCGCCCGCGGAGACGACGGCTGAGGCCATCGGCGAGGCGCTTCGGGCGCTCGGTGCACGCGAGTGGCAGGTTGCCGCAACCTCACAGAGAATCGCTGTTGCATTTGTCGAGGCGGCACAATCCGTCGAAGACGCCACCTCCGACGCTTCGTAG
- a CDS encoding thiolase family protein: MADQAEVVFVDGVRTPFGKAGDKGMYWNTRADDLVVKAIVGLLERNPNIPKDRIDDVAIAATTQTGDQGLTLGRTAAILAGLPKTVPGFSIDRMCAGAMTAAAMMSGSIGFGMYDLAIAGGVEHMGHHPMGSGVDPNPRFLSERLVGEDALVMGATAERIHDRFPQLTKERSDRFALASQQKTAAAYAAGKIQQDLVPVAIRTEQGWGLATRDEVMRPETTLEGLAALKTPFRPHGRITAGNASGLNDGATAAILASGAAAKEFGLSPKMKLVSYAFAGVDPEIMGIGPIPATEKALRKAGLSIDDIGIFEMNEAFAVQVLSFMDHYGIADEDPRVNPWGGAIAVGHPLASSGVRLMNQLASQFTERPDVRYGITSMCVGLGQGGTMVWENPNYDKKAKKA; the protein is encoded by the coding sequence GTGGCTGATCAAGCTGAAGTCGTATTCGTCGACGGGGTCCGCACCCCGTTCGGCAAGGCCGGCGACAAGGGCATGTACTGGAACACCCGGGCCGATGACCTCGTCGTGAAGGCGATCGTCGGACTCCTCGAGCGCAACCCGAACATCCCGAAGGACCGCATCGACGACGTCGCCATCGCCGCGACGACCCAGACCGGCGACCAGGGTCTCACCCTCGGCCGCACGGCCGCGATCCTCGCCGGACTCCCGAAGACCGTTCCCGGCTTCTCGATCGACCGCATGTGCGCAGGCGCCATGACGGCCGCCGCGATGATGTCGGGCTCGATCGGCTTCGGCATGTACGACCTCGCCATCGCCGGCGGCGTCGAGCACATGGGGCACCACCCCATGGGCTCGGGCGTCGACCCCAACCCGCGATTCCTGAGCGAGCGCCTCGTCGGCGAAGACGCCCTCGTGATGGGCGCGACCGCCGAGCGCATCCACGACCGGTTCCCGCAGCTCACGAAGGAGCGCAGCGACCGCTTCGCCCTCGCGAGCCAGCAGAAGACCGCAGCGGCCTACGCCGCGGGCAAGATCCAGCAGGACCTCGTGCCCGTCGCGATCCGCACCGAGCAGGGCTGGGGCCTCGCCACGCGCGACGAGGTCATGCGCCCCGAGACGACGCTCGAGGGCCTCGCCGCCCTGAAGACGCCGTTCCGCCCGCACGGCCGCATCACGGCCGGCAACGCCTCGGGCCTCAACGACGGCGCGACCGCCGCGATCCTCGCCTCGGGTGCTGCCGCGAAGGAGTTCGGCCTGTCGCCGAAGATGAAACTCGTCAGCTACGCCTTCGCCGGCGTCGACCCCGAGATCATGGGCATCGGCCCGATCCCCGCCACCGAGAAGGCGCTGCGCAAGGCGGGCCTCTCGATCGACGACATCGGCATCTTCGAGATGAACGAGGCGTTCGCCGTGCAGGTGCTCTCGTTCATGGACCACTACGGCATCGCCGACGAAGACCCCCGTGTCAACCCGTGGGGCGGTGCGATCGCGGTCGGCCACCCCCTCGCCTCCTCGGGCGTGCGCCTCATGAACCAGCTCGCGAGCCAGTTCACCGAGCGCCCCGACGTGCGCTACGGCATCACCAGCATGTGCGTCGGCCTCGGCCAGGGCGGCACCATGGTCTGGGAGAACCCGAACTACGACAAGAAGGCGAAGAAGGCCTGA